Part of the Budorcas taxicolor isolate Tak-1 chromosome 9, Takin1.1, whole genome shotgun sequence genome is shown below.
CCCTCCCACTTTTTTTCACCAGGATAAAATAGCATAAACTCAAGCATCATGTCTTCAGAAACTTTCCTGGATCTCCAAATTAGACTAAATGTAGCTCTTTAGTATTCTTACAGCAAAATGTGCCTTCTTTGTTCAATCACATGCCAACCTATACTGAAACTATGGTCATCTGTCTTACTCTGCTACTAAATTCCTAAAGAGAAGAGTCCATACTTACTCATCTTCATCTCATTAGTGCTGAATATATATCTGGTACGTGTTGGGCATTCAAGAAATGTTTGCCAAAATGAGCAAGCATTGGACTGACATCTAAGATCGAAagttttagcaaataaaaattaaggaTACCCAACTAAAGGGAAATTTCAAGTAAACAGCCAATTTTTTTAGTATACACATAAACACCAAAGTAGGACATACTCATAATAAAAGTAATCCATTGTTTTTTGAAATTCATACTTAACTGGGTGTCCTGTGTTTTATCCAGTAATTCCCTTGCCACCAAAACAATCATTACCTGTAAATAATAGCTTCCTTCAACAGTATGTAGTCCATCAAATGCTCCCAGGGCATAAACTTCATCTGATCTTTTCTCAGACATCTTGTAACTTAGATGACAGCAGAGATCTCTCTGACAAACTGTGTAATTTCCTCCAATTTCTTTGAGCTCCAAGAAGGTGAATTCATCGAAAAAGATGGTGCCTGTAAATTCCTGGTTTCCCATTGAATGGGCTTCTACACCACTGGCATAGGAAGTCCAATTCACCACCGGCGTGGGGTGTGGGTGGGAGTCCAGTTGTGCAAGGAGAAGTTTTCCCTCCTCTGTCTTCATATCATAATGAAATGCTCGTGGAGAATCAGGTGCATAGATGCCACTCCCTGAAAATGGCATTTAAAACAGTAAAACCAAAAGGAGTTGCATGGGTGATATATTCTAAACTCACATGAACATTTTACTTCTTCTAAGCTGTATCTTTCATTAATTTCAGTAAAATATGCTGATAAAGTCAGACAGATGAGATGAAATCCAGTAAAGTATGACACGAAGAAGCCAAGAAGAGAATTTCATGTAAGAAGTggtgaattttgaaaaaaagaaaaaagagtgtatatttaagttaaataaagttAAACCAGTTTATGAAACAATTTGGGTTGAGATGGCTTGTACAGCATGTTACCAGCTAGATACGCAAACATTAACAGTTGAAAGAATTTTGTTACGGAGTACATGCTAGctagaaaacattttgtttttcctttttgattacaTCAAAATCTTAAAGACTACACGTTACCTGTCATTTTCTTCAAGGGGTAATGTAGATTGGATGCTAGGAAGTTAACTCTCATGCCCATAGCCCAAGCTGAGTGGAATTCAATAGCTGACAAATGTGGCAAAACATTCATCCAAGCTGTTGGGAAGAGTATGGTGTCCACACGGGAATCTCTCACCAGAGTCACAGCAGGATCATGGAAGAGAATATCAAAGCACGTGAAAATGCCAAACTTTCCAAAGGTGGTGTTGAAAGTCACGACCTCAGGTTCCTTGGGTGCATTGAATTGATCTTCATTCAAGAAAAGGTTTTGCTGCGATAAACAGAAGATGATGGGGGGAAATCTCTTTAAAGAAGCTGGCCCAGATGTCACGGCATCTAAAACAGTTCAAGCTCACATTTATTAAACTGTGCCAACCTCATCTATGACCACTGTCTCCATAGGGAAAGAACGTTAGAGAATTAGAGATGACTACGCTGATAGGAGCCTTTGGCTCAGGTTCCACATTTGATAGATATGTATAAGGGAATCCTTATCTATTAACAACTTCTTGAATATTATTATACAAGATATAAAAGAAATGATAGATAGCTTCTATTTGCCAAGAACACTTAACAATTTTCTGCAGACAAAGAACtttgctctttttctctttgaaaacaaGACTGGTAAGTTTTTCATTCTAGCTTTACCCTTTGCCAGGTCATGTCATTAAAAGTGCAAAATGCAGGGCTTCTCtgttggttcagtccctggtccagcaagattccacatgccacagggcaaccaagtccatgcaccacagctacggAGCCAGTACTCTAAAGCCCTGCCctgcaacagaagccactgcaatgagaagcctgcacactgcaacaaggAGAAACCTCCGCTCACCATAACTAGGAAaaacccacatgcagcaacgaagacccagtgtagtcaaaagtgaataaatgaatgttttttagaaaaggaaaatgaccatccatcattaaaaaaaaaaaagacaaagtccaAAAGGCAACATTTTATTTCAAGGCAGGTCACTCTTACTGACTCCCACACACTTCTAATGACACACTCCTGTGTTCCTAAATGTACAGGAAATATCCTTTTTCTAAGACCTTATCACAAATAATCATTACTTTCTATACTTTGtttatactgtttttaaaataagcttattATCAGCAATAATGATTGTTTCCCTTCTTGTTCACTTATTTTGTTAAGCATTCAGTAATTGAATTATTTGCAGATAAATTCTACCTTGTGGTAGCGTGCCACCAGTTTTCCCTTAGAATCAAACACCACATCAGTATTGTATTGGTAACGACCGTCAGGGGGACACTGAGGGTCACTGGCATTGCATGACTTCTTGTCCCCGATATTTGCCACAATGTAGATGGAGTTGTCCTTGGCCAGACAGCTGAGTCTTTGTTGCACTGGTGTGTGACCAAATCTGttatatattcattggaagaggaaaaaaacataaagcttagcttttaataaaattcagaatGATAGTTTcttgaatatatatgtaaacacaaaaataaattctaaatagcATAGATAGAAGGGAAAGATTTAAACAAGAAACTTCAGAAGAAGTACATTTTTGTGGCACTTTGTAGAAAACTATTCTATGATGAGATTCTGGGCTATGCATTTTTTATAGCATTTATTATCatctataattaatatatttatttatatgctcatcttaggcttccctggtcacactgctggtaaagaatgcacctgcaatgcaggggagctgggttgggaagatcccctgaagaagtgaatggctacccactccagtgtcgtctatggacagagaagcctggcggactacagtccatagtgtcgcaaagagtcagacacgactgaatgactttcacttcataatGTATATCACATCTTATAGATATTATGGGACAAAGACCCATATCTCCTGTTTGCTGAACCCATGCCTGGAAGAAAAATGGCATTAAAAAGTATTCTGAATGAAAGAACAACATCTTGGAAGTAAGATGATTATGGGAAGAAGGCACTGGGAATCCTATCTTTCTACCTAATTCTAGGACTTCATccgtttcttccaagttgtccaattTGTTTGCATATAATTGCTCTTATGATcccttgtatttctgtggtatcggTTATAAAGTCCCCTCTTTCATTTccaaaaatatggaacgcttcaggGATTTTCATGCCATCCCTGGACGGGGGGcaatgctaatcttctctgtctTGTTCCAGTTTCAGCGTATGTGCTGCACAAGAGGAGTGCCTGTTTAATGGGTATGGAGTTTGAGTTTTGCTTGATGAAAAGAGCTCTGGAGAAGGAGGACatgatggctgcacaacaacGTGTATGCACTTAATACCACTGACTACATTTAAggatggctaagatggtaaattttatgtaatgtGTATTttacctcacttttttttttaagtgggaaaaAAGCCTTGGCAGTAGAAAAGGGAAATCTTGTTCAGGAAACTAGCCACTCTCTCTGGAGCAACAGCatctttagggggaaaaaagggaattTTAGAGATGCATTTTGGGTAATAGGAGAAGAGCTCTGCACAAGAGGTTAAGAAATCGTTTCCAAATGTAACAAAGAGGTACTATTAAATGTTTTGAGAACAGAAGTCACATGATATGAATTTTCTTCAAGATTACTAGGGCATCAGAACATAGAATGTACTAGAATATCAGAGTATAAATATG
Proteins encoded:
- the LOC128053288 gene encoding pantetheinase isoform X1; its protein translation is MILSQLLNYVAVLFFCVSRASSLDTFIAAVYEHAVILPNATLVPVSPEEALSVMNRNLDLLEGAVASASKQGAHIIVTPEDGIYGFNFTRESIYPYLEDIPDPQVNWIPCNNPDRFGHTPVQQRLSCLAKDNSIYIVANIGDKKSCNASDPQCPPDGRYQYNTDVVFDSKGKLVARYHKQNLFLNEDQFNAPKEPEVVTFNTTFGKFGIFTCFDILFHDPAVTLVRDSRVDTILFPTAWMNVLPHLSAIEFHSAWAMGMRVNFLASNLHYPLKKMTGSGIYAPDSPRAFHYDMKTEEGKLLLAQLDSHPHPTPVVNWTSYASGVEAHSMGNQEFTGTIFFDEFTFLELKEIGGNYTVCQRDLCCHLSYKMSEKRSDEVYALGAFDGLHTVEGSYYLQICTLLKCKTTDLHTCGDSVETASTRFEMFSLSGTFGTQYVFPEVLLSEIQLAPGEFQVSSDGRLFSLKPTSGPVLTVTLFGRLYEKDSAPNALSGLTTQALRLNPKTEA
- the LOC128053288 gene encoding pantetheinase isoform X2, producing MNRNLDLLEGAVASASKQGAHIIVTPEDGIYGFNFTRESIYPYLEDIPDPQVNWIPCNNPDRFGHTPVQQRLSCLAKDNSIYIVANIGDKKSCNASDPQCPPDGRYQYNTDVVFDSKGKLVARYHKQNLFLNEDQFNAPKEPEVVTFNTTFGKFGIFTCFDILFHDPAVTLVRDSRVDTILFPTAWMNVLPHLSAIEFHSAWAMGMRVNFLASNLHYPLKKMTGSGIYAPDSPRAFHYDMKTEEGKLLLAQLDSHPHPTPVVNWTSYASGVEAHSMGNQEFTGTIFFDEFTFLELKEIGGNYTVCQRDLCCHLSYKMSEKRSDEVYALGAFDGLHTVEGSYYLQICTLLKCKTTDLHTCGDSVETASTRFEMFSLSGTFGTQYVFPEVLLSEIQLAPGEFQVSSDGRLFSLKPTSGPVLTVTLFGRLYEKDSAPNALSGLTTQALRYL